A stretch of the Acidilobus sp. 7A genome encodes the following:
- the proC gene encoding pyrroline-5-carboxylate reductase, protein MTRTVAVLGAGTIGSAIIKGLSRSGSEFRVIATAKSEATLARVRQLGVDATRDNVKAVEEADLVILTVKPYSVREVLAEVSAALDGKPLVSLAAAVSTRSLASWVPRAKVIRGMTNINVEVSEGFTTLSAGPNCDQAARSTAEEFFRRLGHVEWVDERYLDALTALSGSAPAFIAEVIDALALGGIAAGLPRDLAYRATLMAMMGTSRNLLESGRSPHQIRDMVLTPAGTTIRGVMVMQGNGLKRTLMEAVLEAAKRASEMREELGLE, encoded by the coding sequence TTGACTAGAACTGTAGCAGTTTTAGGAGCCGGCACGATAGGGAGCGCGATAATAAAGGGATTGTCAAGGTCAGGCAGTGAATTCAGGGTGATAGCTACAGCTAAGAGCGAGGCCACGCTCGCCAGGGTGAGGCAGCTGGGCGTTGACGCCACAAGGGACAACGTGAAGGCCGTGGAGGAGGCAGACCTAGTCATACTAACCGTGAAGCCGTACTCCGTCAGGGAGGTCCTAGCTGAGGTCTCAGCGGCCCTCGACGGGAAGCCGCTGGTTTCACTAGCGGCCGCGGTCAGCACAAGGAGCCTGGCCTCGTGGGTCCCAAGGGCTAAGGTGATAAGGGGGATGACAAACATTAACGTTGAGGTTAGCGAGGGCTTCACGACCCTCTCGGCTGGCCCAAACTGCGACCAGGCGGCCAGGTCCACTGCAGAGGAGTTCTTCAGGAGGCTCGGCCACGTGGAGTGGGTTGACGAGAGGTACCTGGACGCACTTACAGCGCTGAGCGGCAGCGCCCCCGCCTTCATAGCTGAGGTAATAGATGCCCTGGCCCTGGGCGGCATAGCCGCTGGGCTCCCAAGGGACCTTGCCTATAGGGCCACCCTCATGGCTATGATGGGGACTTCAAGGAACCTGCTCGAGAGCGGCAGGTCACCGCACCAGATAAGGGACATGGTGCTGACGCCAGCTGGCACTACAATAAGGGGAGTTATGGTAATGCAGGGCAACGGCCTGAAGAGGACCCTCATGGAGGCGGTGCTTGAGGCCGCCAAGAGGGCCAGCGAGATGAGGGAGGAATTAGGCCTCGAGTAA
- a CDS encoding GNAT family N-acetyltransferase, with product MSLGEGQLRLLRETMDMASIFMLGQLEGTQWLSSLEDLAAGDGWVVGVFRSNYSDDYFVDVVCSRCDGAAEELLRVLRDRGRAWANTSRLDLIQALLRTGDVILEDVVAFHVMEVDRDTFRKFEVVPSFLSFSVLDEHNIEELRDLLSKWDEARAAMADDMIMRGTAIGAWDGDRLVAVAATYAVTDSWWYLGSLFVDPEYRGRKVGISMSSVATEEALARAGRAYISVEVDNVRSIAVNTLLNYRPRALSYSALLTARG from the coding sequence TTGAGCCTAGGCGAGGGCCAGCTGAGGCTCCTGAGGGAAACTATGGACATGGCATCCATCTTCATGCTTGGCCAGCTGGAGGGCACCCAGTGGCTCAGCTCCCTGGAGGACCTTGCAGCCGGCGACGGCTGGGTCGTGGGCGTCTTCAGGTCAAACTACTCGGACGACTACTTCGTAGACGTCGTCTGCTCCAGGTGCGACGGCGCGGCCGAGGAGCTCCTGAGGGTCCTGAGGGACAGGGGGAGGGCGTGGGCGAACACGTCAAGGCTTGACCTCATACAGGCCCTGCTGAGGACCGGGGATGTGATACTCGAGGACGTGGTGGCATTTCATGTCATGGAGGTTGACAGAGACACCTTCAGGAAGTTCGAGGTGGTGCCCAGCTTCCTCTCGTTCTCGGTGCTCGACGAGCACAACATAGAGGAGCTGAGGGACCTGCTGTCCAAGTGGGACGAGGCCAGGGCGGCCATGGCGGACGACATGATAATGAGGGGCACCGCCATAGGCGCCTGGGACGGCGACAGGCTCGTGGCCGTGGCCGCGACCTACGCCGTGACGGACTCCTGGTGGTACCTTGGCTCCCTTTTCGTGGACCCTGAGTACAGGGGGCGCAAGGTTGGCATAAGTATGTCAAGCGTGGCAACCGAGGAGGCCCTCGCCAGGGCTGGAAGGGCTTACATAAGCGTCGAAGTTGACAACGTGAGGAGCATCGCTGTCAACACGCTACTGAACTACAGGCCCAGGGCGCTGAGCTACAGCGCCCTCCTCACTGCAAGGGGCTAG
- a CDS encoding ATP/GTP-binding protein, translating into MRFIVVVGPAGSGKSTLTMQLANVMESSGASVVKVNFDPAEDKPPYDPDVDVRDYVTAEEFMDKGLGPNGALVTAIDSLINHVDKVREEVEQFKADYAIIDTPGQLEPFAYRVGGPLVLDALIQDDKAVTVFLMDSVFFESPADIVSILTLASSVNVRLRRPQVNVISKADLLSPDVVNNVLPMLHEEGYLEAAVRNSEALRGVELNISLSLARALYEAGYIGEILPVSAYDEVSLKELYGKVQEVLEGGEDYAIYDYDEDQGD; encoded by the coding sequence TTGAGGTTCATAGTTGTGGTGGGGCCAGCCGGGTCGGGCAAGAGCACGCTCACCATGCAGCTGGCCAACGTGATGGAGTCCTCGGGCGCCTCCGTGGTCAAGGTGAACTTCGACCCAGCTGAGGACAAGCCGCCCTACGACCCTGACGTTGACGTCAGGGACTATGTAACAGCGGAGGAGTTCATGGATAAGGGGCTGGGCCCCAACGGGGCGCTGGTCACAGCCATAGACTCACTGATAAACCACGTTGACAAGGTCAGGGAGGAGGTGGAGCAGTTCAAGGCGGACTACGCCATCATAGACACGCCTGGGCAGCTCGAGCCCTTCGCCTACAGGGTCGGAGGGCCGCTGGTCCTGGACGCCCTGATACAGGACGACAAGGCTGTCACCGTGTTCCTGATGGACTCCGTGTTCTTCGAGAGCCCGGCCGACATAGTGTCCATACTCACCCTGGCCTCCTCTGTTAACGTGAGGCTCAGGAGGCCCCAGGTCAACGTGATAAGCAAGGCTGACCTGCTGAGCCCGGATGTAGTGAACAACGTGCTCCCCATGCTCCACGAGGAGGGCTACCTTGAGGCCGCGGTGAGGAACTCAGAGGCCCTGAGGGGGGTGGAGCTTAACATATCGCTCAGCCTCGCCAGGGCCCTCTACGAGGCGGGCTACATAGGGGAGATCCTGCCGGTCAGCGCCTACGACGAGGTCAGCCTCAAGGAGCTCTACGGCAAGGTCCAGGAGGTCCTGGAGGGAGGGGAGGACTACGCCATCTATGACTATGACGAGGACCAGGGCGACTAG
- a CDS encoding aldo/keto reductase, whose amino-acid sequence MRYVRLGWSGTKVSQLCVGTWHLPPSRELDEHGVLKVDVDEAVKAMRRAYDLGVNFIDTANRYHGIMQPVDLDHVGNSERVVGRFLATVDRESVVLATKVRGQMAPWPNGEGLSRKHVMWQVRESLRRLGTDHIDLYQLHWPDPETPKIETLRALQDLVRMGLVHYTGISNHPAHDVVEFLELADRIGADRFVTMQEKYNVLEREIEVDGRLDVARRYGLAILVYSPLAQGVLTGKYYDFKEGRWVVPELSRASLVPDLQRRYFNERTAAALRAMKEVADSKGITLAQLALAWVIKRSEQLGVTLIPITSFSRASQVDEAVEAINVSLKDDDVKAIDEALASRA is encoded by the coding sequence TTGAGGTACGTGAGGCTCGGCTGGAGCGGCACCAAGGTCTCCCAGCTCTGCGTGGGCACGTGGCACCTGCCGCCCTCGAGGGAGCTTGACGAGCACGGCGTCCTCAAGGTTGACGTCGACGAGGCCGTCAAGGCTATGAGGAGAGCCTACGACCTTGGCGTCAACTTCATAGACACGGCCAACAGGTACCACGGCATCATGCAGCCGGTTGACCTTGATCACGTCGGCAACTCTGAGAGGGTGGTTGGCAGGTTCCTGGCCACCGTGGACAGGGAGTCGGTGGTCCTGGCCACCAAGGTGAGGGGGCAGATGGCTCCCTGGCCCAACGGCGAGGGGCTGAGCAGGAAGCACGTAATGTGGCAGGTGAGGGAGAGCCTGAGGAGGCTGGGGACTGACCACATAGACCTCTACCAGCTGCACTGGCCGGACCCCGAGACCCCAAAGATAGAGACCCTGAGGGCCCTTCAGGACCTGGTCAGGATGGGCCTCGTACACTACACCGGCATAAGCAACCACCCGGCGCACGACGTGGTCGAGTTCCTTGAGCTTGCTGACAGGATAGGCGCCGACCGCTTCGTTACAATGCAGGAAAAGTACAACGTGCTCGAGAGGGAGATAGAGGTGGACGGCAGGCTCGACGTGGCCAGGAGGTACGGGCTGGCCATATTGGTCTACAGCCCCCTGGCCCAGGGCGTCCTCACTGGCAAGTACTACGACTTCAAGGAGGGCAGGTGGGTGGTCCCTGAGCTCAGCAGGGCCTCGCTCGTCCCAGACCTCCAGAGGAGGTACTTCAACGAGAGGACAGCAGCTGCCCTTAGGGCTATGAAGGAGGTGGCGGACTCAAAGGGCATAACCCTGGCCCAGCTGGCCCTGGCCTGGGTGATCAAGAGGTCCGAGCAGCTCGGGGTGACGCTGATACCGATAACCAGCTTCTCCAGGGCCTCGCAGGTCGACGAGGCCGTTGAGGCTATCAATGTTAGCCTAAAGGACGATGATGTGAAGGCCATAGATGAGGCCCTGGCGAGCCGGGCCTAG
- a CDS encoding MFS transporter — protein sequence MALGRRLAVIVASASVTMFAWGVVLALAPLLTEWPIVPRSYDVYLLVAPPASLLAGSFLMGRFTDAFGRRSGFMADMVMFSASIPLILLARGALDLIAGVALAEFSLGGDETTLLAYLAEEAPEEHRGKLLVGVTNMANVGALTASALAILTGLSVSTQRLAFVALLASVVPVIVVTRLMAPESFMWLKYRSWEMVTLSRRDYAVRLYFLITMAITVVLTYALMALVIGPYLFPRLTDWIIFIYNLGESLAGFALLPFIDSTSRRTFPFAAYLGGVVTMALFIPQYVVARGSLVAFGSLLFLNGVFGEMAWAARVVMEPELFPTRLRATGVGAVRATAYSLYVASVFFTASFNNVAYLLYNVGLWAVGLSGASLWLLKGFDTSGRPLEAISDVMAPARPSRG from the coding sequence TTGGCTCTCGGCAGGAGGCTGGCCGTCATAGTGGCCAGCGCGTCTGTCACCATGTTTGCGTGGGGAGTGGTCCTGGCCCTCGCGCCGCTCCTGACCGAGTGGCCCATAGTTCCCAGGAGCTACGACGTCTACCTCCTTGTCGCCCCGCCGGCCTCGCTGTTGGCTGGGAGCTTCCTCATGGGCAGGTTCACTGACGCCTTCGGCAGGAGGAGCGGCTTTATGGCGGACATGGTGATGTTCTCCGCCTCGATACCGCTGATACTCCTGGCCAGGGGCGCCCTCGACCTCATAGCTGGCGTCGCCCTGGCTGAGTTCTCCCTGGGCGGCGACGAGACGACCCTGCTCGCCTACCTGGCTGAGGAGGCGCCCGAGGAGCACAGGGGCAAGCTGCTGGTTGGCGTCACTAACATGGCCAACGTCGGCGCCCTGACTGCCTCAGCGCTGGCTATACTGACGGGGCTCTCGGTTAGCACCCAGAGGCTCGCCTTCGTCGCGCTCCTGGCCTCCGTGGTCCCAGTGATAGTCGTCACGAGGTTGATGGCCCCGGAGTCCTTCATGTGGCTTAAGTACAGGTCATGGGAGATGGTGACCCTGAGCAGGAGGGACTACGCCGTGAGGCTCTACTTCCTTATAACCATGGCGATAACTGTGGTCCTCACGTACGCCCTCATGGCGCTTGTGATAGGCCCCTACCTCTTCCCTAGGCTCACGGACTGGATAATATTCATATACAACCTGGGCGAGTCCCTCGCGGGCTTCGCCCTGCTGCCCTTCATAGACTCCACGAGCAGGAGGACGTTCCCGTTTGCGGCCTACCTGGGCGGGGTGGTAACGATGGCCCTCTTCATACCGCAGTACGTGGTGGCGAGGGGCTCACTCGTCGCCTTCGGCTCCCTGCTCTTCCTCAACGGGGTCTTCGGCGAGATGGCGTGGGCGGCGAGGGTAGTGATGGAGCCCGAGCTCTTCCCTACCAGGCTCAGGGCAACGGGCGTGGGCGCCGTCAGGGCGACTGCCTACTCCCTCTACGTGGCCTCCGTGTTCTTCACGGCCTCCTTCAACAACGTCGCCTACCTACTCTACAACGTCGGCCTCTGGGCCGTGGGCCTCTCGGGCGCCTCGCTGTGGCTCCTTAAGGGCTTTGACACCTCCGGCAGGCCCCTTGAGGCCATATCTGACGTCATGGCTCCGGCTAGGCCCAGCCGCGGCTAG
- a CDS encoding 4Fe-4S dicluster domain-containing protein: MANNWGGSTYGGPMGVNWTAITEGVERGAALAMLCLGCGRCDVACPVEIPISGILGDLKRRFASSL, from the coding sequence GTGGCAAACAACTGGGGAGGTTCAACCTACGGAGGGCCCATGGGGGTCAACTGGACAGCCATAACTGAGGGCGTCGAGAGGGGGGCAGCCCTTGCCATGCTCTGCCTGGGCTGCGGCAGGTGCGACGTGGCCTGCCCCGTTGAGATACCGATCTCAGGCATACTGGGTGACCTCAAGAGGAGGTTTGCAAGCAGTCTCTAA
- a CDS encoding YeeE/YedE thiosulfate transporter family protein, translated as MTAIFYAVVGLLFGVLAERTTYCIVVATHQVMGVKYSRIYEMILAGIAVSALVNGLLVAFGAVPAVDAYKFFFGVGWWDLVGSFIFGFGMMLGQGCMVGMLWKSGQGYIVNWLEILGMMVGTVIFAFPIFNGLNLGWWWSHYATLNVPNGSPLDYIPYLLSRFMSIRVAAALVGVLFFAGIMVAALYFRRERLKWETGKGSPWTSPYFYGTLFGLFMVASFVFMAGRGFNYLGVTTPVGLFTEYLTAPFRGFIGSASVAVNWYQTAPIANAFTFFILMVMAGALLSAQARGTFAIRLPAPGTNRVAEALVAFLGGIVLAIGARIAEGCSVGGFWSGLAALSLYGLVYTVGIVTGSIAGYYAYVVLSSWAASRGASTGSPVIRLMVGNFDASGLIASVVLGLAIAGIGVEVMAYNGYLKAKLAPAVAWQWSLVLVALGLFIIVASLVINLVRARGRGA; from the coding sequence GTGACGGCGATCTTCTACGCAGTCGTAGGCCTCCTCTTTGGGGTCCTGGCGGAGAGGACCACGTATTGCATAGTGGTGGCGACGCACCAGGTGATGGGCGTCAAGTACTCGAGGATATATGAGATGATACTTGCGGGCATCGCGGTCTCAGCGCTGGTGAACGGCCTCCTTGTCGCCTTCGGCGCAGTTCCCGCAGTTGACGCCTACAAGTTCTTCTTTGGGGTCGGCTGGTGGGACCTCGTGGGCTCGTTCATATTCGGCTTCGGCATGATGCTCGGCCAGGGTTGCATGGTAGGGATGCTGTGGAAGTCAGGCCAGGGCTATATCGTCAACTGGCTTGAGATACTTGGCATGATGGTCGGCACGGTCATATTTGCGTTCCCCATCTTCAACGGCCTCAACCTGGGCTGGTGGTGGAGTCACTACGCGACCCTCAACGTGCCCAACGGGAGCCCCCTGGACTACATACCCTACCTGCTCTCAAGGTTCATGTCTATACGCGTCGCAGCGGCCCTCGTCGGGGTCCTGTTCTTCGCTGGCATAATGGTTGCGGCCCTCTACTTCAGGAGGGAGAGGCTGAAGTGGGAGACGGGCAAAGGAAGCCCCTGGACGTCACCTTACTTCTACGGCACGCTCTTTGGCCTGTTCATGGTGGCCTCGTTTGTGTTCATGGCGGGCAGGGGCTTCAACTACCTCGGCGTCACGACGCCCGTGGGCCTGTTCACAGAGTACCTTACGGCGCCCTTCAGGGGCTTCATAGGCTCGGCGAGCGTAGCCGTCAACTGGTATCAGACAGCCCCGATAGCCAACGCGTTCACCTTCTTCATCCTGATGGTTATGGCAGGCGCCCTGCTGTCGGCCCAGGCCAGGGGGACGTTCGCCATAAGGCTCCCGGCGCCTGGGACCAACAGGGTTGCCGAGGCCTTGGTAGCCTTCCTCGGCGGGATCGTATTAGCCATAGGGGCGAGAATAGCCGAGGGCTGCAGCGTAGGAGGCTTCTGGAGCGGCCTCGCCGCCCTCTCGCTCTACGGCCTTGTGTACACCGTGGGCATAGTGACGGGCTCAATAGCTGGCTACTACGCCTACGTGGTCCTGAGCTCCTGGGCCGCCTCAAGGGGCGCCTCGACGGGGAGCCCAGTGATAAGGCTGATGGTGGGAAACTTTGACGCCAGTGGCCTAATAGCCAGCGTGGTCCTTGGGCTCGCCATAGCCGGCATAGGCGTTGAGGTCATGGCCTACAACGGCTACCTTAAGGCCAAGCTGGCGCCGGCCGTCGCCTGGCAGTGGAGCCTTGTCCTCGTGGCGCTAGGCCTCTTCATAATAGTTGCCAGCCTAGTCATTAACCTGGTCAGGGCCAGGGGTCGCGGCGCTTAG
- a CDS encoding lactate utilization protein B has product MSDELLEAYASAILRSLEDGDLREALRTYVPGSEERVRKFLESRPDIVQLAREVKEIKEYSIAHMDELIDDAIRSLKSVNAAPHYAADAREARELALGLVGKGKVVIMSKSMTAEELGIREALEEAGNEVWETDLGQLLVQLEGGKPMHSIAPAIHMTVAKVAKLLRERLNLDVSPSDTPQQMVAKVRQFLRSKFVSADVGISGANVLAAREGALLLVENEGNIRMVTNLPRLHIAFVGVEKLVPSILDAFKVVLVQAAFAGLYPPTYVSLIAGPSSTGDIGHRRVYGAHGPVEVHVVLVDNGRRAAAKDVALREQLRCIRCGYCQFVCPVWGQVANNWGGSTYGGPMGVNWTAITEGVERGAALAMLCLGCGRCDVACPVEIPISGILGDLKRRYVGEA; this is encoded by the coding sequence GTGAGTGACGAGCTCCTTGAGGCCTACGCTAGCGCCATACTTAGGTCGCTCGAGGACGGCGACCTAAGGGAGGCCCTGCGCACCTACGTGCCTGGCTCCGAGGAGAGGGTAAGGAAGTTCCTCGAGTCCAGGCCTGACATAGTCCAGCTCGCCAGGGAGGTCAAGGAGATAAAGGAGTACTCCATAGCCCACATGGACGAGCTCATAGACGATGCCATAAGATCATTGAAGTCTGTGAACGCCGCGCCCCACTACGCGGCTGACGCCAGAGAGGCCAGGGAGCTTGCCCTCGGTCTGGTTGGCAAGGGCAAGGTGGTCATCATGTCGAAGTCCATGACGGCCGAGGAGCTGGGCATAAGGGAGGCCCTGGAGGAGGCCGGCAACGAGGTCTGGGAGACGGACCTTGGGCAGCTTCTTGTTCAGCTGGAGGGAGGGAAGCCCATGCACTCCATAGCTCCTGCGATACACATGACGGTGGCCAAGGTCGCTAAGCTCCTGAGGGAGAGGCTAAACCTTGACGTCAGTCCCTCGGACACGCCCCAGCAGATGGTGGCTAAGGTGAGGCAGTTCCTAAGGTCTAAGTTTGTGAGTGCCGACGTCGGCATAAGCGGGGCCAACGTGCTGGCTGCCAGGGAGGGCGCGCTCCTGCTAGTTGAGAACGAGGGCAACATAAGGATGGTGACCAACCTTCCAAGGCTTCACATTGCCTTTGTTGGCGTCGAGAAGCTCGTGCCCTCGATACTTGACGCCTTCAAGGTGGTGCTTGTGCAGGCTGCCTTTGCCGGCCTCTACCCGCCGACCTACGTGAGCCTCATAGCGGGTCCCAGCAGCACGGGCGACATAGGTCACAGGAGGGTCTACGGGGCCCACGGGCCGGTCGAGGTCCATGTCGTGCTTGTCGACAACGGAAGGAGAGCCGCGGCCAAGGATGTAGCGCTCAGGGAGCAGCTCAGGTGCATAAGGTGCGGCTACTGCCAGTTCGTCTGCCCCGTGTGGGGCCAGGTGGCAAACAACTGGGGAGGTTCAACCTACGGAGGGCCCATGGGGGTCAACTGGACAGCCATAACTGAGGGCGTCGAGAGGGGGGCAGCCCTTGCCATGCTCTGCCTGGGCTGCGGCAGGTGCGACGTCGCATGCCCCGTTGAGATACCGATCTCAGGCATACTGGGTGACCTCAAGAGGAGGTATGTAGGTGAGGCATAG
- a CDS encoding (Fe-S)-binding protein — protein MKFRELLELMAELDERTGYPMPVPRGFASEWSKDLGLGRSGSRRLLFTGALYQLVPYIEGTVELLRAVERSSAAGWAALRLARLASGRLDLSSLVRPDPELIGWSNRVLRSMVRLLTSAGVSFDYVPELSDMYSGALLRDYGLVNAFRRHAERVLSAISSAGYEELIVVDPHTMETVTRGYSEALGKGLRAVNYMDLVRPLAKVNLRLTVHDSCVYARKIGIVERPRELLRGSGAEVVEVQRSGRWTYCCGGPLEALLPSLAEAVADARAAELRGASEVAVTMCPICYVNLRRASMRSGVNLKLMDLAEVIGGE, from the coding sequence TTGAAGTTCAGGGAGCTCCTGGAACTCATGGCGGAGCTCGACGAGAGGACAGGCTACCCCATGCCTGTCCCCAGGGGCTTCGCCTCCGAGTGGTCAAAGGACCTAGGCCTTGGAAGGTCTGGCAGCAGGAGGCTTCTCTTCACCGGGGCCCTCTACCAGCTCGTGCCTTACATAGAGGGCACGGTTGAGCTCCTCAGGGCCGTTGAGAGGAGCAGCGCCGCTGGCTGGGCGGCCCTCAGGCTCGCTAGGCTGGCCTCGGGGAGGCTTGACCTCTCCTCCCTTGTCAGGCCTGACCCGGAGCTCATAGGGTGGTCCAACAGGGTCCTGAGGTCCATGGTGAGGCTTCTCACCTCGGCCGGGGTCAGCTTCGACTACGTGCCCGAGCTCTCCGACATGTACAGCGGGGCCCTGCTCAGGGACTACGGCCTTGTAAACGCCTTCAGGAGGCACGCCGAGAGGGTGCTCAGCGCCATATCTTCTGCGGGCTACGAGGAGCTCATAGTCGTGGACCCACACACCATGGAGACCGTCACGAGGGGCTACTCAGAGGCCCTCGGGAAGGGGCTGAGGGCAGTGAACTACATGGACCTCGTCAGGCCCCTGGCTAAGGTAAACCTAAGGCTCACTGTACACGACTCCTGCGTCTACGCCAGGAAGATAGGCATAGTTGAGAGGCCCAGGGAGCTGCTCAGGGGGTCGGGGGCTGAAGTCGTGGAGGTCCAGAGGTCGGGCAGGTGGACCTACTGCTGCGGGGGACCTCTTGAGGCCCTCCTGCCCTCCCTGGCTGAGGCGGTCGCTGACGCCAGGGCTGCGGAGCTCAGGGGGGCCAGCGAGGTCGCAGTGACAATGTGCCCCATATGCTATGTAAACCTGCGCAGGGCCTCAATGAGGTCTGGCGTCAACCTTAAGCTGATGGACTTGGCCGAGGTGATAGGCGGTGAGTGA
- a CDS encoding VIT1/CCC1 family protein yields the protein MTGIAKGLTEEDLRKVEGYCRDELSTYMLYEALASEESGELSEKLRQAAEQERGHYLFWRSLLGRDCSASPPGRAFRALYKVFGPVFTLQALERREASAASEYRRFLSRAPQELRPKLESIIADEEGHESEFIRGLNDVRVQYLGFVALGMADAITELVGVYAGFLGATTRTLIVGLAGLLVGFSAAISMAAAAFLQSRQEGSVRPGLSAAATGLSYFVTALLLGIPYLLLSSTAAALVASLMIGVVILAAFHFYSATVNGTSFARELAVGLLILLGATAAGLLFGYVIGRAFHLSSLFAGSLELLA from the coding sequence TTGACAGGCATCGCTAAGGGTCTCACGGAGGAGGACCTAAGAAAGGTGGAGGGCTACTGCAGGGACGAGCTCAGCACATACATGCTCTACGAGGCCCTGGCCTCTGAGGAGAGCGGGGAGCTCTCGGAGAAGCTCAGGCAGGCCGCAGAGCAGGAGAGGGGCCACTACCTCTTCTGGAGGTCCCTGCTCGGGAGGGACTGCAGCGCCTCCCCGCCAGGCAGGGCCTTCAGGGCGCTCTACAAGGTCTTCGGGCCAGTGTTCACGCTTCAGGCCCTGGAGAGGAGGGAGGCCAGCGCGGCCAGTGAGTACAGGAGGTTCCTGTCCAGGGCCCCCCAGGAGCTGAGGCCTAAGCTTGAGAGCATAATTGCCGACGAGGAGGGCCATGAGTCCGAGTTCATCAGGGGCCTCAACGACGTCAGGGTTCAGTACCTGGGCTTCGTGGCTCTCGGCATGGCTGATGCCATAACAGAGCTAGTTGGAGTCTACGCCGGCTTCCTCGGGGCCACGACCAGGACCCTGATAGTAGGACTGGCGGGCCTCCTGGTGGGCTTCTCAGCAGCCATATCAATGGCGGCCGCGGCCTTTCTCCAGTCGAGGCAGGAGGGCTCCGTGAGGCCGGGCCTCAGCGCCGCCGCCACAGGTCTCTCCTACTTTGTTACGGCCCTCCTCCTCGGCATACCTTACCTTCTGCTCAGCAGCACGGCGGCAGCCCTCGTGGCGTCCCTGATGATAGGGGTTGTCATCCTTGCGGCCTTCCACTTCTACAGCGCCACCGTGAACGGCACGAGCTTCGCCAGGGAGCTGGCGGTAGGCCTTCTCATACTCCTGGGAGCCACCGCCGCGGGGCTGCTGTTCGGCTACGTAATAGGCAGGGCCTTCCACCTCTCCAGCCTCTTCGCTGGGTCGCTTGAGCTCCTGGCCTGA
- a CDS encoding NUDIX hydrolase — translation MSEPRLTSREALCSGVRVRLEELRFSYNGAEFRADRVAFGSSVAVLPVLDDGSVILERQWRPAINSWVLEAPAGRIEEGETPEEAARRELEEETGYKASRLTKAYEAYVSPGYSDEVQHGFIAEGLSRVGQRLEPDEVIRLVTLRPEEVARAEVHDLKTLLLLSIYERLRKA, via the coding sequence GTGAGCGAGCCGAGGCTAACCTCAAGGGAGGCCCTCTGCTCGGGCGTCAGGGTGAGGCTTGAGGAGCTGAGGTTCTCCTACAACGGGGCCGAGTTCAGGGCTGACAGGGTGGCCTTTGGCTCCTCGGTGGCTGTGCTCCCGGTTCTTGACGACGGCAGCGTGATACTGGAGAGGCAGTGGAGGCCCGCTATCAACTCGTGGGTCCTCGAGGCCCCGGCTGGGAGGATAGAGGAGGGGGAGACGCCCGAGGAGGCCGCGAGGAGGGAGCTCGAGGAGGAGACGGGCTACAAAGCCTCGAGGCTGACCAAGGCATATGAGGCCTACGTGAGCCCAGGGTACAGCGACGAGGTTCAGCACGGCTTCATAGCAGAGGGCCTCTCGAGGGTGGGTCAGAGGCTTGAGCCCGACGAGGTCATAAGGCTCGTGACCCTCAGGCCCGAGGAGGTGGCGAGGGCTGAGGTGCATGACCTCAAGACGCTCCTGCTGCTCTCAATTTACGAGAGGCTTAGAAAAGCCTAA